One genomic region from Asterias amurensis chromosome 7, ASM3211899v1 encodes:
- the LOC139939892 gene encoding peroxisome proliferator-activated receptor delta-like — protein MAVTIEDYRRTEADLIVTARLQRHLEQENPSKKAKSEDVDLQEKGGSETASYHSDDSAEDSNKSFTYNEIIRCQICGDKASGMHYGVYSCEGCKGFYRRTQRMKLKYKPCPYWESKPCDINIKSRNKCQYCRFQKCVSLGMSTGAVRMGRVPRAEKEKLIHDLELIKDNSLLSETDEERHHRQFVDRIYESYAGIFEGEKSTEEVEGFRKYVHQDMDVTFPTGVVFTVKPLGISEEQLNGKPRELTNPFHISRHISCASEIGIHKTAIFLKKISDFRALGANDQLILFKESCFEIALMSNAERYYQGVLHFPEDNTFVHEHRMEVILSRMDIQRPKIKYFVKLNTLKLNGREKALFTMLILAAPDREDLENKTAVELFQNQLVTAFAKELAKNHPNKKNLLANTINLLTLLRDVMPEQISKLNAIIKMFDGKLPVQPSPLMKEVYRLT, from the exons ATGGCGGTGACCATAGAAGACTACCGGCGTACTGAGGCAGACCTAATTGTTACTGCTCGCCTACAACGCCATCTTGAACAAGAAAATCCCTCAAAGAAAGCAAAATCAGAAGACGTAGATCTTCAAGAAAAGGGTGGCTCTGAGACGGCAAGTTACCATTCTGATGACTCGGCCGAAGACAGTAACAAAAGTTTTACTTATAATG AGATAATTCGATGTCAGATTTGCGGTGACAAAGCGTCAGGAATGCATTATGGCGTTTACTCTTGCGAGGGATGTAAG GGATTTTACCGGCGGACCCAACGTATGAAGTTGAAGTACAAACCTTGCCCATATTGGGAAAGTAAACCTTGCGATATTAACATCAAATCTCGTAATAAATGTCAGTATTGCCGATTCCAGAAGTGTGTATCTCTCGGCATGTCAACTGGAG CCGTCCGCATGGGTCGAGTCCCCCGCGCCGAAAAGGAAAAACTTATTCACGATCTGGAACTAATTAAAGACAACTCACTGCTCTCCGAGACTGATGAAGAGCGCCATCATCGGCAATTTGTGGACAGAATTTATGAGAGCTACGCTGGAATTTTCGAGGGCGAGAAATCCACGGAGGAAGTTGAAGGTTTTCGGAAGTATGTTCATCAG GACATGGATGTGACATTCCCAACGGGTGTTGTCTTCACCGTCAAACCACTCGGTATCTCGGAGGAGCAGCTCAACGGTAAACCCAGAGAGCTGACCAACCCTTTCCATATCAGCCGGCACATCTCGTGCGCATCTGAAATCGGTATCCACAAGACGGCCATCTTCCTGAAGAAGATTTCCGACTTCCGAGCCCTGGGGGCCAACGATCAGCTTATCCTCTTCAAGGAATCTTGCTTTGAAATTGCACTGATGAGCAATGCTGAGAG GTACTACCAAGGGGTGCTACATTTCCCAGAGGATAATACCTTCGTCCATGAGCACAGAATGGAGGTTATTCTATCCAGGATGGATATCCAACGACCCAAGATCAAGTACTTCGTTAAACTTAACACATTGAAACTCAACGGACGAGAAAAGGCTCTCTTCACAATGCTTATACTTGCTGCACCAG ACCGGGAAGATTTGGAGAACAAGACGGCAGTGGAATTATTCCAGAACCAGTTAGTCACCGCTTTTGCCAAGGAGCTAGCCAAGAACCACCCAAACAAGAAGAACTTGTTAGCGAATACCATTAATCTGCTTACACTACTTCGTGACGTCATGCCAGAACAGATCAGTAAACTGAACGCAATCATCAAAATGTTTGATGGAAAGTTACCGGTACAGCCAAGTCCACTAATGAAAGAAGTGTATCGTCTCACGTGA